The window ATGCAAGTGCGAGATTATCGTCAACTCTCACTTTAACATTACCGCTTGGATCATTGAACATTAGAGGGTTGTTTTCCACGTAAGTATAAAGATTCTGACTCAGTGGGTTTTCAATCTGCCCTTCATACGTATCCTCATTTATAAACCGCCCGATACTCGGATCATAATTTGATGAGTTAGAACCTTTATATTATCGGGATAACTAATAAAATAAAGAAGTTGGCCAATTATGGTTGTACTACTCTATAAATGCTCTACTTATTCGACACTAAAGTAACGGCTGCTCTCAAGACCTTATGACAAATCTTTTAATAGATTATGCTTTGTTATTTTATCTACTGATACACTCAGACTCAAACATTGATTATTCATCCTTAATCACTATTCGATCTGTCCCCATATATTCCCGGAAAAAGTCGATGTCGAATAATTTACCTTGGGTATTAGTATGCTTATACTCTGTTTTCTTCAAATGTGCTAATCTGGTACTTTCCGAGTTAGTGACATCGTAAGGGACTGTTTCGTTATAATCAAAGGTTAATGTAATTTTTGAACCTTTCTCAGCGACAATGATGATTGATGCATAAAAGTCATTGAGGAAGGAGAGATTTCCTCCACATCTACAAACCACGTCCCCCTTTTTTAGGAGTTACCGCCAGCTATGAAAGTTCCTCCGCCCTTTAAAGAAATCCCCTTCAACCAGTTCAAAATCTGCTCCTTTGACTTTCTCTATCCGGATCTTCATTATCCCATATACGTAAAGCGAATCATCCTCTATATCAATGCCTTGACTGATCATCTGATCCTTAAATTGAAAAATATTCACAACTGAATTCAAAAGTTCGAACTCGTATGTACCCCTAATATCGCTTGGGAAATTAAGAAATACAGTTGGAGATGTTTCATCATCCCTGCCTAATACTGCATCAAATTCTTCATTACTAATATCCAGAGTAATTATCATATTAATTCCTCACTTTCTTATTTCAACTGCCCACTACTTGCAGAGGAATCAGTAACCAGCAGAACTTCATAGGGACAATCATACCAAAATATCCCAAACAAAAAAACCGCCTCTCCCGAGGCGGCTCTGCACCGTACCTTATACTGCACCCGTCACTTTACATCATCATACTTAACTGCTAACCCATATTACTATTTGCCGCCGCAAGTAGAACAGCCAGCACCGCGCTCTACTGCGCAATCTGCTCACGAATGTTCGCGAGGATCTTCTTCTCCAGCCTCGACACCTGGACCTGCGAGATGCCGAGGCGGCTGGCGACTTCGGACTGGGTCTGGTCGCGGTAGTAGCGCAGGTAGACGATCAGACGCTCGCGTTCGGTGAGTGCGCCGATGGCCTCGCTCAGCGCGAGCTTGTCGAACCAGCGTTCCTGCGACTCGTCGGCGATCTGGTCGATTAGGGTGATCGGATCGCCGTCATTCTCGAACACGGTCTCGTGGATCGAGGTCGGCGGCTTGTTGGCTTCCTGAGCAAACACTATTTCTTCCGGTGTTACACCAAGTGCCTCCGCAACCTCGCCGATGGTCGGCAGGCGGTCCAGCGTTTTGGACATTTCGTCCTTCATCTTGCGCACCTTGTTGGCCATCTCCTTGAGCGAGCGGCTGACCTTGAGGGTCCCGTCATCGCGCAGGAAACGCTGGATCTCGCCGATGATCATCGGCACAGCATAGGTGGAGAATTTGACCTCATAGCTGAGGTCGAATTTATCAACGGACTTGAGCAGTCCGATACAACCGATTTGGAACAAATCATCAGGCTCATACCCGCGGTTCATAAACCGCTGCACCACCGACCAGACAAGGCGGATGTTGCAGCTTACGAGCGTGTCGCGGGCCAGATTATCTCCGGCCTGACTGAGCGCAATAAGACGTTTGACCTCCGCATCGTCCAAATAGGTCGGCGGAGCTTTTTTTGATTCTGCTTCCATGGCTCCAACCCCTAATTGTATAAAGCTTTTTTCGAAACGATCGTTTTCTTCATAGAAATGGAGGTACCGCGCCCCGGTTCACTGGTCACTTCGAATTCATCCATGAAATTCTCCATAATCGTAAAACCCATGCCCGACCGCTCCAGCTCCGGCTTGGACGTGTACAGAGGCTGCTGTGCCAGCTCCAGATCCTCAATGCCGTTCCCCTGATCCTCTATGGTCAGGTGCACGGTCTCATTGTCGATCGACGCCGAGATGCTGACAATCCCTTCTGGATTACTGTCATATCCGTGGATGATACAGTTGGTGACCGCCTCCGAGACAACAGTCTTTAGATCATTCAGTTCTTCCATGGTAGGATCGAGCCGGGAGACGAAGGCCGCTACCACCACACGCGCGAACGATTCGTTCTCCGAGAGGGCGGCAAACTGGACACTCATGAAGTTACCAGCTTCACTCTTTGTCATAACGCAACCTCCAAATCCGAGAGCGCAGAACTCTCGTCGTCATATAGGGACATGATTTTGAACAGGCCCGACATTTCCAGCAGCCGCTTCACTGGGGCGGTGGCATCGCAGACAGCCATTTTCCCGCCTTTACTGCGAATCAGCTTGTACCTTCCAAGAATGACGCCAAGGCCTGAGCTATCCATGAACTGCAGCTCTTTCAGGCTGAGAATCAGATGCTCCACCTGGCCCCGCATAATCGCTTCATCCATCTCCATACGAACATAATCGGCTGCGTGATGATCCAGCTCTCCCGATAAACGGACAACCAGCACACCCCGGTGATGCTCCATCTCCACATGAGAATTCATACTTGCCACTCTCCTCTTCGTTGCTTTCAAAACCGCCCTGTAACTTGGTGCATTCCCCTACAAGGACAAGGTTTTCTACATGGCAATTGAGGATTCCTGCTCCCCGACAAAACTAGAAGAAAACCCCTAAGAATCTACAGAGGACACAAGGGGAATCTACAAAATGCAAGAAATTAATCAACCGTGAACAGCGATCCCGTCGTGCGCTTGAACAGCTTCCACCAGCCTGCCTTCGGCACAGCTTCGCCCGCCTTGAGCTCATATTCTTTAATTACACTCGTGCCCTGGTAGACTACCAGCTTGCCAATGGTCTGATCTGCGGTGATTGGCGCTTTTACACTGTCCGGCAGTACCAGCTCGTTGCGGATACCTTCCTGGGTAATTCCCTTTTTGAGCAGGACGCTGTAGGTTTCCTTGGCGGTAATCGGCAGTACCTTTTTCACACCTTTTTCGATGTTCAGCGTACCGATGGTGTCACCAGCTTTATAGATCGTGTGCATTTTATATTGTGAAAAGAGATAATCGAACATGCCCGACACTTCACTGTTGCGCGTCTTCGTGTTCGGTTCACCCAGCACTACTGCAACGGCGCGGAGTCCGTCTCTGGCAGCAGTTGCCGAGAGGCAGAACTTGGCTTCCGATGTATAGCCGGTCTTCAGACCATCGGCTCCCGTATAAAAGCGCACCAGCTTGTTCGTGTTGACCAGCCAGAACGGTTTGGCCGAATCCTTGCGCAGATAGTCCTGATAGGAACCGGTATATTTAATAATCCGTTCATGCTTGAGCAGCTCCCTGCTGATGACGGCAATGTCATGGGCCGAGGAATAATGATTCGCAGCCGGCAGGCCGTTACAGTTGGCAAAATGCGTATCCTTCAGGCCAAGCGCCTCCGCTTTACTGTTCATCATATCGACAAAAGCACTCTCTGAGCCGGCGATTTTCTCCGCCATTGCAACAGAGGCATCATTACCGGAAGCCATAGCGATGCCTTTCAGCATCTCGTCCACCGTCATTTCTTCACCGGGCTCCAAAAAAATCTGCGAACCGCCCATCGATGCCGCATATTCGCTCGTCCGCACCTTGTCGGTCAATTGCAGTCTGCCTTCATCCAGCGCTTCAACGGTCAGCAGCATCGTCATAATTTTGGTAATACTGGCCGGCGGCAGCTTGTCATGGCTGTTCTTCTCATAAATAATGGTGCCGGTGCCCGCATCCATTAGAATGGCGGAACGCGCTCCCGGCGCGAGATCAACAGCAGCAGCGGTATTACCGGTACTTTTAGCCTTTTCCTCCGCAAATGCGCCTGGTGCCGCTCCCAGAACCGAAACAGCCATACATAGCACAAGCGTCATATAACGAATTTTTCTCAAAGTGGTTCCCCTCCTGAACATTAACCTTCATTTCACAGGTACTGTATTCCAGTTTGGTCAGAAAGGCAGGAAATTATTCCAATTCACGCAGAAAAAAAGAGCCTTCCCCTGCATCCTTAAGGATGCTACAGAGAAAGCCCCAGGCAACAACGGCAAATGATCCGTTATCTTGAGTTTCCACAATTATTTGATAGTTTGGCTAATTCACCAGTAGAGTCGTCACTCCTAAACTTAGAGCAATTCTCCCGCAAGCATAATTAACTTATCGTCGATATACACGTCAGGCTTCATTACCACTGCATCGATATGTACTCCTGCGGCTACTATACCTCCAAAGGTATTATTGCTGCCAAATGCCACATGGATAGTTCCGTATACCTTCTCGTCCTCCAGAACCACACCTGTAATTCTCGCCTTGTTGTTCGTTCCGATGCCAAATTCGCCAAGGAAGCGCCCGTCGCCTGCTCCAAGCATCTGCAGCAGCTTGTCCCCGCCTTCGCCTTCGGCTGCAGTTAGACGGCCCTGCTCCACGGTAAGCACCAGCGGACTTTTCAGCGCACCAATTCCTGCGATGGAGCCGTCCACCTTAATCTGTCCTGCCGCAGTACCTTCCATCGGTGCAATATACGCTTCGCCGGAAGGCAGGTTACCCGATTCTCCCGGATTGAGATATAAACCTGTGCTCAGCACACCGTCTCTGCTGTCAATCGAGAAGCTCAGACTCAGCCCGTCCTTCTCCACGCGTACTTCGCTACCTGCGGACAGCAGGGCGGCAACCTGTTCAGTCAGCTCTTTGACCTGCGCATAATCGGCAGTTATTGCTCCATTGCTGAACATATCATCCGTCATGCACGGCATGGTGGCGACACGGGTTCCCGCTGCTGCTGCCTGCTTGCGGGCAGCCGTATGTGTCATGGAATGTGTAGTAATACAGACGGCCACATCCGCTTTAGCCATAGCTTCGGCAACCGGAGCCGGCGGCTCCTCGCCCGATTTGCTCCGCGGCTGCATGATCAGCAGCATCGATTCAGCCTCTAGTCTCTTGCCTGCTTCATAGATAGATTCGGCAAGCTCACGCTTGTCATCATCAGCCACAACAGCCAGCAGTTCACCGCGGCTAAGCCCCAGACAATCCTTCAGTACATTCATGCTGATTAGTATCCTTGATTCACTCATGTTAACTTCCTCCCGATTACACCATTTCCGCTATCTATTCACCGGTTTAGGCGGTATGACAGCACGGCAGGCACTCCAGCAGAGGCCGCCCATTCTCTATGCTGCTCCACTTCACTCTTACAGTCAAGTATTATCACATCCTCTTTGCCGCGAGCTCTTATTCCATTAAAAGGGAAACGCTGCCCGCTGCCGAATATCTGAATAGACAAAAGTCACTACAAGAATGAGGGAGAATATATGAGGATTGAACAACTTCACCAAACGATTGCCAACACAGCCCAAAGCTCAGGGTTTTCAGGAACAGTGCTGGTATCCGGCCGCGAACACGAATTGATTCTGGAAGCCTACGGCCATGCGAACCTGGCGGATAACCGGCTGAATAAGCCCGACACACGTTTCGGCATCGCTTCAGGCTGCAAGCTGTTCACAGCTATTGCCATCTGCCAGCTGGTCGAACAGGGTAAGCTTTCTTTTGAGAGTAGAGCTCTGGAAGTGTTACAAGAAGGGGGACTTGCGTTCCCGCTGTTCAGTCCGGATATAACCGTGCATCAGCTGCTGACGCACAGCTCGGGCATCGGAGATTATTTTGACGAAGAGACAATGGATGATTTCGCAGAGTTGTGGAAGGCCATACCGATGTATACACTCAGGCGTCTTGAGGATTTCCTGCCGATGTTCCAGAACCTGCCGATGAAATTCAACCCCGGTGACAGATTTCACTATAACAACGCGGGTTATATCATGCTCGGTCTGCTCGTTGAGGCAGCAAGCGGGATGGCTTTCTCGGATTATGTGGAGCAGCATATTTTCCTGCCTTGCGGCATGCAGCATTCCGGTTATTTTGCGCTGGATAATCTACCGGC of the Paenibacillus pedocola genome contains:
- the spoIIAA gene encoding anti-sigma F factor antagonist; protein product: MNSHVEMEHHRGVLVVRLSGELDHHAADYVRMEMDEAIMRGQVEHLILSLKELQFMDSSGLGVILGRYKLIRSKGGKMAVCDATAPVKRLLEMSGLFKIMSLYDDESSALSDLEVAL
- a CDS encoding aminopeptidase; translation: MSESRILISMNVLKDCLGLSRGELLAVVADDDKRELAESIYEAGKRLEAESMLLIMQPRSKSGEEPPAPVAEAMAKADVAVCITTHSMTHTAARKQAAAAGTRVATMPCMTDDMFSNGAITADYAQVKELTEQVAALLSAGSEVRVEKDGLSLSFSIDSRDGVLSTGLYLNPGESGNLPSGEAYIAPMEGTAAGQIKVDGSIAGIGALKSPLVLTVEQGRLTAAEGEGGDKLLQMLGAGDGRFLGEFGIGTNNKARITGVVLEDEKVYGTIHVAFGSNNTFGGIVAAGVHIDAVVMKPDVYIDDKLIMLAGELL
- the spoIIAB gene encoding anti-sigma F factor, with product MTKSEAGNFMSVQFAALSENESFARVVVAAFVSRLDPTMEELNDLKTVVSEAVTNCIIHGYDSNPEGIVSISASIDNETVHLTIEDQGNGIEDLELAQQPLYTSKPELERSGMGFTIMENFMDEFEVTSEPGRGTSISMKKTIVSKKALYN
- a CDS encoding serine hydrolase domain-containing protein — its product is MRIEQLHQTIANTAQSSGFSGTVLVSGREHELILEAYGHANLADNRLNKPDTRFGIASGCKLFTAIAICQLVEQGKLSFESRALEVLQEGGLAFPLFSPDITVHQLLTHSSGIGDYFDEETMDDFAELWKAIPMYTLRRLEDFLPMFQNLPMKFNPGDRFHYNNAGYIMLGLLVEAASGMAFSDYVEQHIFLPCGMQHSGYFALDNLPANTAMGYIEEEDGSLITNIYSIPVKGGADGGAFITATDMQLLWNGLFNHRLLNEETTALLLTPHIHQNQDNYYGYGVWITKLNGEVYKYHVMGSDPGVSFRSAFYPASGVTFAALCNRSKGAYQIMRTVESCLAGRETPGD
- the sigF gene encoding RNA polymerase sporulation sigma factor SigF encodes the protein MEAESKKAPPTYLDDAEVKRLIALSQAGDNLARDTLVSCNIRLVWSVVQRFMNRGYEPDDLFQIGCIGLLKSVDKFDLSYEVKFSTYAVPMIIGEIQRFLRDDGTLKVSRSLKEMANKVRKMKDEMSKTLDRLPTIGEVAEALGVTPEEIVFAQEANKPPTSIHETVFENDGDPITLIDQIADESQERWFDKLALSEAIGALTERERLIVYLRYYRDQTQSEVASRLGISQVQVSRLEKKILANIREQIAQ
- a CDS encoding D-alanyl-D-alanine carboxypeptidase family protein — translated: MFRRGTTLRKIRYMTLVLCMAVSVLGAAPGAFAEEKAKSTGNTAAAVDLAPGARSAILMDAGTGTIIYEKNSHDKLPPASITKIMTMLLTVEALDEGRLQLTDKVRTSEYAASMGGSQIFLEPGEEMTVDEMLKGIAMASGNDASVAMAEKIAGSESAFVDMMNSKAEALGLKDTHFANCNGLPAANHYSSAHDIAVISRELLKHERIIKYTGSYQDYLRKDSAKPFWLVNTNKLVRFYTGADGLKTGYTSEAKFCLSATAARDGLRAVAVVLGEPNTKTRNSEVSGMFDYLFSQYKMHTIYKAGDTIGTLNIEKGVKKVLPITAKETYSVLLKKGITQEGIRNELVLPDSVKAPITADQTIGKLVVYQGTSVIKEYELKAGEAVPKAGWWKLFKRTTGSLFTVD